The bacterium genome includes a window with the following:
- a CDS encoding HD domain-containing phosphohydrolase, producing the protein MIVIFLSFFIILTNLFLLAFTLLEKRSSLRTTYSSLLSTLTLWILGFGTSSLFLDETNVLIWLRCSYTGLIFFPVIFFHFVLSLTMNHSKFPTILKQAGYSLSLIFGILNLLGGLIQGVIFKDGFYYPDIGVFYYYYGIYFILFILYGNWLLYQRYNKTKSVIEKERLKYLLIGSCCGILSSLSNMGIDFFKMLYLVEYLTIVIFNLFINYVCIKYKLIELNIFIRREHLHYLTSTILVGLIAFIILVGQRLFPSNFFLLSMILAIGFGLSFHLVSRTISQFIERRFFKETFDKKEFLKRFSQNITSTFDKNLLLPSILDVLVNIMEIKTALIILYSPDEEECKVDFDMGLSETKRRKAIFSKTKGMIKWFSENKKTLLKENLRLDPRFENVFQDIENDLEKVESILAIPLVGKEGLRGIVCLGEKENLQGYNDEDIAFLNTFCDETTVALENTFLYEEKMKYFLNTILTLLFTIEAKDKYTKGHCENVGRYAAIVAQALGLSPTEVENIKIGGYLHDIGKIGIDDKILLKPGQLTGDEFEQIKKHPEIGVKILEAINLPGDIIDAVKYHHERISGNGYPNSLTKDGEPSLPLAASIIGIVDSYEAMTSDRPYRKAFSKEDAILELERGSEKLYDPKIVEVFIKLVKEGKI; encoded by the coding sequence TCTCTTCTATCTACCTTAACCCTCTGGATTTTGGGTTTTGGGACATCATCACTTTTTTTAGATGAAACCAATGTTCTTATCTGGCTAAGATGTTCTTATACAGGACTTATATTCTTTCCTGTCATCTTCTTCCATTTTGTCCTATCGTTAACTATGAACCATTCTAAATTCCCTACTATATTAAAGCAAGCGGGATATTCCCTCAGTCTAATATTTGGTATTTTAAATCTCTTAGGTGGACTTATTCAAGGAGTAATCTTTAAAGACGGCTTTTATTATCCAGATATTGGGGTGTTCTATTACTATTATGGAATATATTTTATCCTTTTTATCTTGTATGGAAATTGGTTGTTATATCAAAGATATAACAAGACTAAAAGTGTTATAGAAAAGGAAAGGTTAAAATATTTACTCATAGGAAGTTGTTGTGGAATATTAAGCAGTCTTTCCAATATGGGCATTGATTTTTTTAAAATGCTATATTTAGTAGAATATTTGACCATTGTTATTTTTAACTTGTTCATAAATTATGTCTGTATCAAGTATAAATTAATAGAATTAAATATATTTATAAGGCGAGAACATCTCCATTACCTGACATCAACTATTTTAGTCGGACTAATTGCTTTTATTATTTTAGTTGGACAGAGATTATTTCCATCTAATTTTTTTCTATTAAGCATGATACTGGCTATTGGTTTCGGCTTAAGTTTTCATTTAGTCAGTAGAACAATTAGCCAATTTATAGAAAGGCGATTTTTTAAAGAAACATTCGATAAAAAAGAGTTCCTGAAAAGATTTTCTCAAAATATTACCTCTACATTTGATAAAAATTTGCTTCTTCCATCAATACTTGATGTCCTGGTAAATATTATGGAGATTAAAACAGCCTTGATAATACTTTATTCCCCGGATGAGGAAGAATGTAAAGTAGATTTTGATATGGGATTAAGTGAGACAAAGAGGCGTAAGGCGATATTCTCAAAAACAAAGGGGATGATTAAATGGTTTAGCGAGAATAAAAAAACACTTCTGAAAGAGAATCTACGATTAGACCCCAGATTTGAAAATGTCTTTCAAGATATAGAAAATGATCTTGAAAAGGTAGAGAGTATCTTAGCCATACCGCTGGTTGGGAAAGAAGGGTTAAGGGGGATAGTTTGTTTAGGTGAGAAAGAAAATTTGCAGGGATATAATGATGAGGATATAGCCTTCCTGAATACATTTTGTGACGAAACTACGGTTGCCCTTGAAAATACATTTTTGTATGAAGAGAAGATGAAATATTTTTTAAATACCATTTTGACTTTATTATTCACGATAGAGGCAAAAGATAAATATACTAAAGGGCATTGTGAAAATGTAGGGCGATATGCGGCAATCGTGGCACAGGCACTTGGACTCTCTCCCACAGAAGTAGAAAATATTAAAATTGGTGGCTATCTCCATGATATTGGTAAAATTGGTATTGATGACAAAATTCTACTTAAACCAGGACAACTTACAGGGGATGAATTCGAACAAATTAAAAAACACCCGGAGATTGGCGTGAAAATATTGGAAGCGATTAATCTCCCAGGAGATATTATCGATGCCGTTAAGTACCACCATGAACGAATTAGTGGAAATGGCTACCCAAACTCCTTAACCAAAGATGGAGAACCTTCTTTGCCTTTAGCCGCCTCCATTATTGGTATCGTAGATTCTTATGAGGCAATGACATCTGATAGACCTTATCGAAAGGCATTTAGTAAAGAAGATGCCATCCTTGAATTAGAAAGAGGAAGTGAAAAATTGTATGACCCTAAAATAGTTGAGGTGTTCATTAAATTAGTCAAGGAAGGAAAGATATGA